One window from the genome of Montipora foliosa isolate CH-2021 chromosome 5, ASM3666993v2, whole genome shotgun sequence encodes:
- the LOC138003148 gene encoding large ribosomal subunit protein eL34-like, producing MAQRLTLRRRLSYNTKSNRRKISKTPGGKLVYLYPKKLGKVPKCGGCPKKLQGIKAVRPKKLMHMSRSEKTVSRAYGGSRCARCVRDRIVRAFLVEEQKIVVRVLKAQQGKKTGSS from the exons ATGGCGCAGCGACTCACTTTAAGACGTCGTCTCTCGTACAACACTAAATCCAACAGGAGGAAGAT TTCCAAGACTCCTG GAGGAAAGTTGGTTTACCTGTATCCTAAAAAACTTGGCAAGGTTCCAAAGTGTGGTGGCTGCCCGAAGAAACTCCAGGGG aTAAAAGCAGTGCGTCCTAAGAAGCTGATGCACATGTCTAGGTCAGAGAAGACTGTTAGCAGGGCATATGGAGGCTCCCGCTGTGCTCGTTGTGTTAGAGACAG GATAGTCAGAGCTTTCCTAGTTGAAGAGCAGAAGATTGTTGTACGCGTTCTCAAGGCTCAGCAAGGAAAGAAAACCGGCTCCTCTTAA